Proteins found in one Arachis duranensis cultivar V14167 unplaced genomic scaffold, aradu.V14167.gnm2.J7QH unplaced_Scaffold_59379, whole genome shotgun sequence genomic segment:
- the LOC127744554 gene encoding uncharacterized protein LOC127744554 has product MPKQKRYKNLLKAAAAAANSSQDKSTVAANTSQVKSAAAANSSRNKSAASNSSRDKSAAASSSRDKSAAAASSFRDKSAASSSSRDKSAAAASSSRDKSAASNSSEPSSVAATIFEHPSEPKRKRGRESKHYWTVDAIDEHRDSTRLHLLVKDVHNLPEGLRIVVNFDKDYAAIGEAAGLLAGVCGQLATDCVAFPISFDKWLDIPTSFFENQWNIFFLARFCFKVSDNLAKRFLLQSLGKKWREHRIKLWNDFYDPRLSKTEIINNAPEDIAPDQWALFVEYRLKPETQSMLLKSDFDFWVSLELPDVLIFIFTIELLAAGQS; this is encoded by the exons ATgccaaagcaaaagaggtaCAAGAATCTACTTAAAGCAGCAGCCGCAGCTGCAAATTCTTCACAAGACAAGTCCACAGTAGCTGCAAATACATCACAAGTCAAGTCCGCAGCAGCTGCAAATTCCTCCCGGAACAAGTCAGCAGCTTCAAATTCCTCCCGGGATAAGTCAGCAGCTGCAAGTTCCTCTCGGGACAAGTCGGCAGCAGCTGCAAGTTCCTTTCGGGACAAGTCGGCAGCTTCAAGTTCCTCTCGGGACAAGTCGGCAGCAGCTGCAAGTTCCTCCCGGGACAAGTCGGCAGCTTCAAATTCTTCTGAGCCATCATCAGTTGCTGCAACTATATTTGAGCATCCATCCGAACCTAAACGTAAACGTGGACGTGAATCTAAACATTATTGGACTGTTGATGCCATAG ATGAACACAGAGATAGTACACGTCTTCATTTATTAGTGAAGGATGTGCATAATTTGCCAGAAGGTTTGCGCATAGTTGTCAATTTTGATAAAGATTATGCAGCAATAGGAGAAGCAGCTGGACTCCTTGCAGGAGTTTGTGGGCAATTGGCCACTGATTGTGTTGCATTTCCAATTAGCTTTGACAAGTGGTTAGACATTCCAACAagcttttttgaaaatcaatggAATATTTTTTTCCTA GCTCGATTTTGCTTCAAAGTGAGTGATAACTTGGCCAAACGATTTTTGCTCCAATCGCTTGGCAAAAAATGGAGGGAACATAGGATAAAGCTTTGGAATGATTTTTATGATCCGAGGTTGAGTAAAACCGAGATCATAAATAATGCACCAGAAGATATTGCTCCTGATCAATGGGCTTTATTCGTAGAATATCGTTTGAAGCCTGAAACTCAG TCAATGTTGTTGAAGAGTGATTTTGATTTCTGGGTGTCTCTAGAGTTGCCAGATGTTCTGATCTTTATTTTTACAATTGAACTATTGGCTGCGGGACAGTCTTAA
- the LOC107472340 gene encoding uncharacterized protein LOC107472340: MWDITHKKIDGSYVNEKAKEIAEKIEAHSSQQPMELTVNSPLDALGVVFGKEHPGRVRGLGMGAVPTIAFKNNTTRISQMNLDSSNDVGTSSTCGLNVQEELDTVKAQLQALVSYIASKEGGRIPIQLAGMFPTQQVSQGLDQESEIPSPKELGSRSSGASNKEA; this comes from the exons ATGTGGGACATCACTCACAAGAAAATAGATGGAAGTTATGTTAATGAAAAGGCTAAAGAAATAGCG GAGAAGATTGAAGCACATAGCAGCCAACAACCGATGGAATTAACTGTTAATTCTCCTCTTGATGCTCTTGGAGTAGTTTTTGGGAAAGAGCACCCTGGCCGTGTTCGAGGTTTAGGTATGGGAGCTGTTCCAACAATTGCTTTCAAGAACAACACCACAAGGATTAGTCAAATGAATTTAGATTCTTCAAATGATGTTGGCACATCATCTACTTGTGGTCTAAATGTGCAAGAGGAGTTGGATACTGTTAAAGCGCAATTGCAAGCGCTAGTATCCTATATTGCTTCTAAGGAAGGAGGTAGAATTCCAATACAATTGGCTGGAATGTTCCCTACTCAACAAGTTTCACAG GGATTGGATCAGGAGAGTGAGATTCCATCACCAAAAGAGTTAGGAAGTAGGTCTTCTGGAGCAAGCAACAAGGAAGCATGA